From Lagenorhynchus albirostris chromosome 10, mLagAlb1.1, whole genome shotgun sequence, the proteins below share one genomic window:
- the ATRIP gene encoding ATR-interacting protein isoform X1, with protein sequence MAGIPAPGSRRRSGPPAPSSGPPSSTQHPPSKRARGFLAAAPPDPEDPFGAHGDFTADDLEELDTLASQALSQCPNAAPDVSNVHKVPRLDGMSKNPSRKNRESVPVKDNFELELLQAQYKELKEKMKAMEEEVLIKSGEIKILRDSLHQTESILEEQRRSHFLLEQEKTQALSDKEKEFSKKLQSLQSELQFKDAEMNELRTKLQSSERANKLAAPSISHVSPRKSPSVVIKPEACSPQLGKPSFPTKESFSANMSLPHHCQTDPGYKSLMGKEENKTHSLGDDPIKQEQSQKRLIDSWMQRSNTQGSILINLLLKQPLIPGSSLGLCHLLSSCSEAPTGTLFQLPGLGSTLTGISSLRTTGSCDGSFPLLALREAQNLALTGLNLVARNEGSCDRDPAEGGGRAFPLCQLPGAVHLLPLVQFFIGLHCQALQDLAAAKRSGAPADSPTHPSCVSSGVEASPEDSLCNLEGFSVASLSVLQHLVCHSGAVICLLLSGAGADSAAREGDQSLVDGHGRGDVTSAPGRLAGDQGQHPLLKMLLQLLAFSSAATGHLKASVLSQCLKVLVKLAENASFDFLPRFQCVFRVLPQCLRPETPLPSVLLTIELLSLLVDHEKLAPQLCSHPEGCLLLLLYMYITSRPDKAASETQWLQLEQEAVWLLAKLAVQSPSSPVTGSSCQCNVEVVRALTVMLHRQWLTVRRAGGPPRTDQQKRTVRCLRDTVLLLHSLSQKDKLFTVHCVEVLHQYDQVMPGVSMLIRRLPDVTGCEEAALDDLCAAEADVDDPEMDCG encoded by the exons ATGGCTGGAATCCCCGCGCCAGGCAGCAGAAGGCGGAGCGGGCCCCCGGCACCCAGTTCTGGCCCGCCGTCCAGCACCCAGCACCCTCCGAGCAAGCGGGCCCGGGGCTTCCTCGCGGCCGCCCCCCCAGACCCAGAAGACCCATTCGGCGCGCACGGGGATTTCACCGCCGACGACCTGGAGGAGCTCGACACCCTCGCGTCACAGGCCCTGAGCCAGTGCCCGAACGCGGCTCCGGACGTGTCCA ATGTTCATAAGGTCCCCAGATTAGATGGGATGTCAAAAAATCCttcaaggaaaaacagagaaagtgTTCCAGTTAAAGATAATTTTGAATTAGAGTTACTTCAGGCACAGTACAAAGAGCTTAAAGAAAAG ATGAAGGCAATGGAAGAAGAAGTGCTCATTAaaagtggagaaattaaaattttacggGACTCACTGCATCAGACAGAATCCATTCTAGAGGAACAGAGAAGATCACATTTCCTTCTTGAGCAAGAGAAAACTCAAGCACTCagtgacaaagaaaaagaattctccAAAAAG CTCCAGTCATTGCAGTCTGAACTCCAGTTTAAAGATGCAGAGATGAATGAATTAAGGACAAAGCTTCAAAGCAGTGAACGAGCTAATAAACTAGCTGCTCCCTCCATTTCCCATGTCAG TCCTAGGAAAAGCCCTTCTGTGGTTATAAAGCCAGAAGCATGTTCTCCACAACTTGGAAAACCATCTTTCCCTACAAAGGAGTCTTTTAGTGCTAACATGTCCCTTCCCCACCACTGCCAGACCGATCCAGGATATAAGTCCCTGATGGGCAAAGAGG AGAATAAGACCCACAGTCTGGGAGATGACCCGATAAAGCAAGAACAGTCCCAGAAAAGGCTTATTGACAGCTGGATGCAGAGATCAAACACTCAAG GCTCCATTTTGATAAACCTTCTCCTGAAGCAGCCTTTGATCCCAGGGTCATCCCTAGGTCTGTGCCACCTCCTGAGCAGTTGTTCTGAGGCTCCTACCGGCACCCTGTTCCAGCTACCCGGGCTTGGCAG TACCTTGACTGGGATTTCAAGCCTGAGGACCACAGGTTCTTGTGATGGGTCATTTCCCCTCTTGGCCCTGAGAGAAGCACAGAACCTGGCACTTACTGGACTGAATCTGGTGGCCAGGAATGAAGGCTCCTGTGACAGAGACCCAGCAGAGGGAGGCGGAAGGGCCTTCCCACTCTGCCAGCTTCCTGGAGCTGTGCACCTCCTCCCCCTGGTGCAGTTCTTTATCGGCTTACACTGCCAGGCTCTGCAGGATTTGGCAGCAGCCAAGAGAAGCGGAGCGCCTGCGGACTCACCGACACATCCCTCCTGTGTGAGCTCTGGGGTAGAGGCCAGCCCCGAGGACTCACTTTGCAACCTGGAAGGCTTCTCTGTGGCTTCACTAAGCGTTCTTCAGCACCTGGTGTGCCACAGCGGAGCAGTCATTTGCCTGTTACTGTCAGGAGCAGGCGCCGATTCTGCTGCTAGGGAAGGAGACCAGAGCCTGGTTGACGGACATGGTCGTGGGGATGTGACCTCAGCCCCAGGGAGGCTTGCTGGTGACCAAGGCCAGCATCCACTATTGAAGATGCTTCTTCAACTTTTGGCTTTCTCTTCTGCAGCAACAGGTCACCTTAAAGCCAGTGTCCTCAGCCAGTGCCTTAAGGTTTTGGTGAAATTAGCTGAAAATGCTTCCTTTGATTTCCTGCCCAG GTTCCAGTGCGTGTTCCGGGTGCTGCCACAGTGCCTGCGCCCAGAGACACCCCTGCCTAGTGTGCTGCTGACTATTGAGCTCCTGTCCCTCCTGGTGGACCATGAGAAGCTTGCACCTCAGCTCTGCTCCCACCCGG AAGGctgcctcctgctgctgctgtacATGTACATCACATCGAGGCCTGACAAAGCCGCCTCGGAGACACAGTGGCTTCAGCTGGAACAAGAG GCTGTGTGGCTCCTGGCTAAGCTTGCTGTGCagagcccctcctccccagtcaCTGGTTCCAGCTGCCAGTGCAACGTGGAG GTAGTCAGAGCACTCACGGTGATGCTGCACAGACAGTGGCTGACTGTGCGGAGGGCAGGGGGGCCCCCGAGGACTGACCAGCAGAAGCGGACGGTGCGGTGTCTGCGAGATACAGTGCTGCTGCTGCACAGTCTGTCCCAAAAGGACAAGCTTTTCACTGTGCACTGCGTGGAGGTCCTGCATCAGTACGACCAGGTGATGCCAGGGGTCAGCATGCTGATTCGAAGGCTTCCTGACGTGACAGGCTGTGAAG AGGCAGCCCTGGATGATCTCTGTGCCGCGGAGGCTGATGTGGACGACCCCGAGATGGACTGTGGCTGA
- the ATRIP gene encoding ATR-interacting protein isoform X4, with protein sequence MAGIPAPGSRRRSGPPAPSSGPPSSTQHPPSKRARGFLAAAPPDPEDPFGAHGDFTADDLEELDTLASQALSQCPNAAPDVSNVHKVPRLDGMSKNPSRKNRESVPVKDNFELELLQAQYKELKEKMKAMEEEVLIKSGEIKILRDSLHQTESILEEQRRSHFLLEQEKTQALSDKEKEFSKKLQSLQSELQFKDAEMNELRTKLQSSERANKLAAPSISHVSPRKSPSVVIKPEACSPQLGKPSFPTKESFSANMSLPHHCQTDPGYKSLMGKEENKTHSLGDDPIKQEQSQKRLIDSWMQRSNTQGSILINLLLKQPLIPGSSLGLCHLLSSCSEAPTGTLFQLPGLGSTLTGISSLRTTGSCDGSFPLLALREAQNLALTGLNLVARNEGSCDRDPAEGGGRAFPLCQLPGAVHLLPLVQFFIGLHCQALQDLAAAKRSGAPADSPTHPSCVSSGVEASPEDSLCNLEGFSVASLSVLQHLVCHSGAVICLLLSGAGADSAAREGDQSLVDGHGRGDVTSAPGRLAGDQGQHPLLKMLLQLLAFSSAATGHLKASVLSQCLKVLVKLAENASFDFLPRFQCVFRVLPQCLRPETPLPSVLLTIELLSLLVDHEKLAPQLCSHPGCLLLLLYMYITSRPDKAASETQWLQLEQEVVRALTVMLHRQWLTVRRAGGPPRTDQQKRTVRCLRDTVLLLHSLSQKDKLFTVHCVEVLHQYDQVMPGVSMLIRRLPDVTGCEEAALDDLCAAEADVDDPEMDCG encoded by the exons ATGGCTGGAATCCCCGCGCCAGGCAGCAGAAGGCGGAGCGGGCCCCCGGCACCCAGTTCTGGCCCGCCGTCCAGCACCCAGCACCCTCCGAGCAAGCGGGCCCGGGGCTTCCTCGCGGCCGCCCCCCCAGACCCAGAAGACCCATTCGGCGCGCACGGGGATTTCACCGCCGACGACCTGGAGGAGCTCGACACCCTCGCGTCACAGGCCCTGAGCCAGTGCCCGAACGCGGCTCCGGACGTGTCCA ATGTTCATAAGGTCCCCAGATTAGATGGGATGTCAAAAAATCCttcaaggaaaaacagagaaagtgTTCCAGTTAAAGATAATTTTGAATTAGAGTTACTTCAGGCACAGTACAAAGAGCTTAAAGAAAAG ATGAAGGCAATGGAAGAAGAAGTGCTCATTAaaagtggagaaattaaaattttacggGACTCACTGCATCAGACAGAATCCATTCTAGAGGAACAGAGAAGATCACATTTCCTTCTTGAGCAAGAGAAAACTCAAGCACTCagtgacaaagaaaaagaattctccAAAAAG CTCCAGTCATTGCAGTCTGAACTCCAGTTTAAAGATGCAGAGATGAATGAATTAAGGACAAAGCTTCAAAGCAGTGAACGAGCTAATAAACTAGCTGCTCCCTCCATTTCCCATGTCAG TCCTAGGAAAAGCCCTTCTGTGGTTATAAAGCCAGAAGCATGTTCTCCACAACTTGGAAAACCATCTTTCCCTACAAAGGAGTCTTTTAGTGCTAACATGTCCCTTCCCCACCACTGCCAGACCGATCCAGGATATAAGTCCCTGATGGGCAAAGAGG AGAATAAGACCCACAGTCTGGGAGATGACCCGATAAAGCAAGAACAGTCCCAGAAAAGGCTTATTGACAGCTGGATGCAGAGATCAAACACTCAAG GCTCCATTTTGATAAACCTTCTCCTGAAGCAGCCTTTGATCCCAGGGTCATCCCTAGGTCTGTGCCACCTCCTGAGCAGTTGTTCTGAGGCTCCTACCGGCACCCTGTTCCAGCTACCCGGGCTTGGCAG TACCTTGACTGGGATTTCAAGCCTGAGGACCACAGGTTCTTGTGATGGGTCATTTCCCCTCTTGGCCCTGAGAGAAGCACAGAACCTGGCACTTACTGGACTGAATCTGGTGGCCAGGAATGAAGGCTCCTGTGACAGAGACCCAGCAGAGGGAGGCGGAAGGGCCTTCCCACTCTGCCAGCTTCCTGGAGCTGTGCACCTCCTCCCCCTGGTGCAGTTCTTTATCGGCTTACACTGCCAGGCTCTGCAGGATTTGGCAGCAGCCAAGAGAAGCGGAGCGCCTGCGGACTCACCGACACATCCCTCCTGTGTGAGCTCTGGGGTAGAGGCCAGCCCCGAGGACTCACTTTGCAACCTGGAAGGCTTCTCTGTGGCTTCACTAAGCGTTCTTCAGCACCTGGTGTGCCACAGCGGAGCAGTCATTTGCCTGTTACTGTCAGGAGCAGGCGCCGATTCTGCTGCTAGGGAAGGAGACCAGAGCCTGGTTGACGGACATGGTCGTGGGGATGTGACCTCAGCCCCAGGGAGGCTTGCTGGTGACCAAGGCCAGCATCCACTATTGAAGATGCTTCTTCAACTTTTGGCTTTCTCTTCTGCAGCAACAGGTCACCTTAAAGCCAGTGTCCTCAGCCAGTGCCTTAAGGTTTTGGTGAAATTAGCTGAAAATGCTTCCTTTGATTTCCTGCCCAG GTTCCAGTGCGTGTTCCGGGTGCTGCCACAGTGCCTGCGCCCAGAGACACCCCTGCCTAGTGTGCTGCTGACTATTGAGCTCCTGTCCCTCCTGGTGGACCATGAGAAGCTTGCACCTCAGCTCTGCTCCCACCCGG GctgcctcctgctgctgctgtacATGTACATCACATCGAGGCCTGACAAAGCCGCCTCGGAGACACAGTGGCTTCAGCTGGAACAAGAG GTAGTCAGAGCACTCACGGTGATGCTGCACAGACAGTGGCTGACTGTGCGGAGGGCAGGGGGGCCCCCGAGGACTGACCAGCAGAAGCGGACGGTGCGGTGTCTGCGAGATACAGTGCTGCTGCTGCACAGTCTGTCCCAAAAGGACAAGCTTTTCACTGTGCACTGCGTGGAGGTCCTGCATCAGTACGACCAGGTGATGCCAGGGGTCAGCATGCTGATTCGAAGGCTTCCTGACGTGACAGGCTGTGAAG AGGCAGCCCTGGATGATCTCTGTGCCGCGGAGGCTGATGTGGACGACCCCGAGATGGACTGTGGCTGA
- the ATRIP gene encoding ATR-interacting protein isoform X3, which produces MAGIPAPGSRRRSGPPAPSSGPPSSTQHPPSKRARGFLAAAPPDPEDPFGAHGDFTADDLEELDTLASQALSQCPNAAPDVSNVHKVPRLDGMSKNPSRKNRESVPVKDNFELELLQAQYKELKEKMKAMEEEVLIKSGEIKILRDSLHQTESILEEQRRSHFLLEQEKTQALSDKEKEFSKKLQSLQSELQFKDAEMNELRTKLQSSERANKLAAPSISHVSPRKSPSVVIKPEACSPQLGKPSFPTKESFSANMSLPHHCQTDPGYKSLMGKEENKTHSLGDDPIKQEQSQKRLIDSWMQRSNTQGSILINLLLKQPLIPGSSLGLCHLLSSCSEAPTGTLFQLPGLGSTLTGISSLRTTGSCDGSFPLLALREAQNLALTGLNLVARNEGSCDRDPAEGGGRAFPLCQLPGAVHLLPLVQFFIGLHCQALQDLAAAKRSGAPADSPTHPSCVSSGVEASPEDSLCNLEGFSVASLSVLQHLVCHSGAVICLLLSGAGADSAAREGDQSLVDGHGRGDVTSAPGRLAGDQGQHPLLKMLLQLLAFSSAATGHLKASVLSQCLKVLVKLAENASFDFLPRFQCVFRVLPQCLRPETPLPSVLLTIELLSLLVDHEKLAPQLCSHPEGCLLLLLYMYITSRPDKAASETQWLQLEQEVVRALTVMLHRQWLTVRRAGGPPRTDQQKRTVRCLRDTVLLLHSLSQKDKLFTVHCVEVLHQYDQVMPGVSMLIRRLPDVTGCEEAALDDLCAAEADVDDPEMDCG; this is translated from the exons ATGGCTGGAATCCCCGCGCCAGGCAGCAGAAGGCGGAGCGGGCCCCCGGCACCCAGTTCTGGCCCGCCGTCCAGCACCCAGCACCCTCCGAGCAAGCGGGCCCGGGGCTTCCTCGCGGCCGCCCCCCCAGACCCAGAAGACCCATTCGGCGCGCACGGGGATTTCACCGCCGACGACCTGGAGGAGCTCGACACCCTCGCGTCACAGGCCCTGAGCCAGTGCCCGAACGCGGCTCCGGACGTGTCCA ATGTTCATAAGGTCCCCAGATTAGATGGGATGTCAAAAAATCCttcaaggaaaaacagagaaagtgTTCCAGTTAAAGATAATTTTGAATTAGAGTTACTTCAGGCACAGTACAAAGAGCTTAAAGAAAAG ATGAAGGCAATGGAAGAAGAAGTGCTCATTAaaagtggagaaattaaaattttacggGACTCACTGCATCAGACAGAATCCATTCTAGAGGAACAGAGAAGATCACATTTCCTTCTTGAGCAAGAGAAAACTCAAGCACTCagtgacaaagaaaaagaattctccAAAAAG CTCCAGTCATTGCAGTCTGAACTCCAGTTTAAAGATGCAGAGATGAATGAATTAAGGACAAAGCTTCAAAGCAGTGAACGAGCTAATAAACTAGCTGCTCCCTCCATTTCCCATGTCAG TCCTAGGAAAAGCCCTTCTGTGGTTATAAAGCCAGAAGCATGTTCTCCACAACTTGGAAAACCATCTTTCCCTACAAAGGAGTCTTTTAGTGCTAACATGTCCCTTCCCCACCACTGCCAGACCGATCCAGGATATAAGTCCCTGATGGGCAAAGAGG AGAATAAGACCCACAGTCTGGGAGATGACCCGATAAAGCAAGAACAGTCCCAGAAAAGGCTTATTGACAGCTGGATGCAGAGATCAAACACTCAAG GCTCCATTTTGATAAACCTTCTCCTGAAGCAGCCTTTGATCCCAGGGTCATCCCTAGGTCTGTGCCACCTCCTGAGCAGTTGTTCTGAGGCTCCTACCGGCACCCTGTTCCAGCTACCCGGGCTTGGCAG TACCTTGACTGGGATTTCAAGCCTGAGGACCACAGGTTCTTGTGATGGGTCATTTCCCCTCTTGGCCCTGAGAGAAGCACAGAACCTGGCACTTACTGGACTGAATCTGGTGGCCAGGAATGAAGGCTCCTGTGACAGAGACCCAGCAGAGGGAGGCGGAAGGGCCTTCCCACTCTGCCAGCTTCCTGGAGCTGTGCACCTCCTCCCCCTGGTGCAGTTCTTTATCGGCTTACACTGCCAGGCTCTGCAGGATTTGGCAGCAGCCAAGAGAAGCGGAGCGCCTGCGGACTCACCGACACATCCCTCCTGTGTGAGCTCTGGGGTAGAGGCCAGCCCCGAGGACTCACTTTGCAACCTGGAAGGCTTCTCTGTGGCTTCACTAAGCGTTCTTCAGCACCTGGTGTGCCACAGCGGAGCAGTCATTTGCCTGTTACTGTCAGGAGCAGGCGCCGATTCTGCTGCTAGGGAAGGAGACCAGAGCCTGGTTGACGGACATGGTCGTGGGGATGTGACCTCAGCCCCAGGGAGGCTTGCTGGTGACCAAGGCCAGCATCCACTATTGAAGATGCTTCTTCAACTTTTGGCTTTCTCTTCTGCAGCAACAGGTCACCTTAAAGCCAGTGTCCTCAGCCAGTGCCTTAAGGTTTTGGTGAAATTAGCTGAAAATGCTTCCTTTGATTTCCTGCCCAG GTTCCAGTGCGTGTTCCGGGTGCTGCCACAGTGCCTGCGCCCAGAGACACCCCTGCCTAGTGTGCTGCTGACTATTGAGCTCCTGTCCCTCCTGGTGGACCATGAGAAGCTTGCACCTCAGCTCTGCTCCCACCCGG AAGGctgcctcctgctgctgctgtacATGTACATCACATCGAGGCCTGACAAAGCCGCCTCGGAGACACAGTGGCTTCAGCTGGAACAAGAG GTAGTCAGAGCACTCACGGTGATGCTGCACAGACAGTGGCTGACTGTGCGGAGGGCAGGGGGGCCCCCGAGGACTGACCAGCAGAAGCGGACGGTGCGGTGTCTGCGAGATACAGTGCTGCTGCTGCACAGTCTGTCCCAAAAGGACAAGCTTTTCACTGTGCACTGCGTGGAGGTCCTGCATCAGTACGACCAGGTGATGCCAGGGGTCAGCATGCTGATTCGAAGGCTTCCTGACGTGACAGGCTGTGAAG AGGCAGCCCTGGATGATCTCTGTGCCGCGGAGGCTGATGTGGACGACCCCGAGATGGACTGTGGCTGA
- the ATRIP gene encoding ATR-interacting protein isoform X5 codes for MKAMEEEVLIKSGEIKILRDSLHQTESILEEQRRSHFLLEQEKTQALSDKEKEFSKKLQSLQSELQFKDAEMNELRTKLQSSERANKLAAPSISHVSPRKSPSVVIKPEACSPQLGKPSFPTKESFSANMSLPHHCQTDPGYKSLMGKEENKTHSLGDDPIKQEQSQKRLIDSWMQRSNTQGSILINLLLKQPLIPGSSLGLCHLLSSCSEAPTGTLFQLPGLGSTLTGISSLRTTGSCDGSFPLLALREAQNLALTGLNLVARNEGSCDRDPAEGGGRAFPLCQLPGAVHLLPLVQFFIGLHCQALQDLAAAKRSGAPADSPTHPSCVSSGVEASPEDSLCNLEGFSVASLSVLQHLVCHSGAVICLLLSGAGADSAAREGDQSLVDGHGRGDVTSAPGRLAGDQGQHPLLKMLLQLLAFSSAATGHLKASVLSQCLKVLVKLAENASFDFLPRFQCVFRVLPQCLRPETPLPSVLLTIELLSLLVDHEKLAPQLCSHPEGCLLLLLYMYITSRPDKAASETQWLQLEQEAVWLLAKLAVQSPSSPVTGSSCQCNVEVVRALTVMLHRQWLTVRRAGGPPRTDQQKRTVRCLRDTVLLLHSLSQKDKLFTVHCVEVLHQYDQVMPGVSMLIRRLPDVTGCEEAALDDLCAAEADVDDPEMDCG; via the exons ATGAAGGCAATGGAAGAAGAAGTGCTCATTAaaagtggagaaattaaaattttacggGACTCACTGCATCAGACAGAATCCATTCTAGAGGAACAGAGAAGATCACATTTCCTTCTTGAGCAAGAGAAAACTCAAGCACTCagtgacaaagaaaaagaattctccAAAAAG CTCCAGTCATTGCAGTCTGAACTCCAGTTTAAAGATGCAGAGATGAATGAATTAAGGACAAAGCTTCAAAGCAGTGAACGAGCTAATAAACTAGCTGCTCCCTCCATTTCCCATGTCAG TCCTAGGAAAAGCCCTTCTGTGGTTATAAAGCCAGAAGCATGTTCTCCACAACTTGGAAAACCATCTTTCCCTACAAAGGAGTCTTTTAGTGCTAACATGTCCCTTCCCCACCACTGCCAGACCGATCCAGGATATAAGTCCCTGATGGGCAAAGAGG AGAATAAGACCCACAGTCTGGGAGATGACCCGATAAAGCAAGAACAGTCCCAGAAAAGGCTTATTGACAGCTGGATGCAGAGATCAAACACTCAAG GCTCCATTTTGATAAACCTTCTCCTGAAGCAGCCTTTGATCCCAGGGTCATCCCTAGGTCTGTGCCACCTCCTGAGCAGTTGTTCTGAGGCTCCTACCGGCACCCTGTTCCAGCTACCCGGGCTTGGCAG TACCTTGACTGGGATTTCAAGCCTGAGGACCACAGGTTCTTGTGATGGGTCATTTCCCCTCTTGGCCCTGAGAGAAGCACAGAACCTGGCACTTACTGGACTGAATCTGGTGGCCAGGAATGAAGGCTCCTGTGACAGAGACCCAGCAGAGGGAGGCGGAAGGGCCTTCCCACTCTGCCAGCTTCCTGGAGCTGTGCACCTCCTCCCCCTGGTGCAGTTCTTTATCGGCTTACACTGCCAGGCTCTGCAGGATTTGGCAGCAGCCAAGAGAAGCGGAGCGCCTGCGGACTCACCGACACATCCCTCCTGTGTGAGCTCTGGGGTAGAGGCCAGCCCCGAGGACTCACTTTGCAACCTGGAAGGCTTCTCTGTGGCTTCACTAAGCGTTCTTCAGCACCTGGTGTGCCACAGCGGAGCAGTCATTTGCCTGTTACTGTCAGGAGCAGGCGCCGATTCTGCTGCTAGGGAAGGAGACCAGAGCCTGGTTGACGGACATGGTCGTGGGGATGTGACCTCAGCCCCAGGGAGGCTTGCTGGTGACCAAGGCCAGCATCCACTATTGAAGATGCTTCTTCAACTTTTGGCTTTCTCTTCTGCAGCAACAGGTCACCTTAAAGCCAGTGTCCTCAGCCAGTGCCTTAAGGTTTTGGTGAAATTAGCTGAAAATGCTTCCTTTGATTTCCTGCCCAG GTTCCAGTGCGTGTTCCGGGTGCTGCCACAGTGCCTGCGCCCAGAGACACCCCTGCCTAGTGTGCTGCTGACTATTGAGCTCCTGTCCCTCCTGGTGGACCATGAGAAGCTTGCACCTCAGCTCTGCTCCCACCCGG AAGGctgcctcctgctgctgctgtacATGTACATCACATCGAGGCCTGACAAAGCCGCCTCGGAGACACAGTGGCTTCAGCTGGAACAAGAG GCTGTGTGGCTCCTGGCTAAGCTTGCTGTGCagagcccctcctccccagtcaCTGGTTCCAGCTGCCAGTGCAACGTGGAG GTAGTCAGAGCACTCACGGTGATGCTGCACAGACAGTGGCTGACTGTGCGGAGGGCAGGGGGGCCCCCGAGGACTGACCAGCAGAAGCGGACGGTGCGGTGTCTGCGAGATACAGTGCTGCTGCTGCACAGTCTGTCCCAAAAGGACAAGCTTTTCACTGTGCACTGCGTGGAGGTCCTGCATCAGTACGACCAGGTGATGCCAGGGGTCAGCATGCTGATTCGAAGGCTTCCTGACGTGACAGGCTGTGAAG AGGCAGCCCTGGATGATCTCTGTGCCGCGGAGGCTGATGTGGACGACCCCGAGATGGACTGTGGCTGA